In one Drosophila pseudoobscura strain MV-25-SWS-2005 chromosome X, UCI_Dpse_MV25, whole genome shotgun sequence genomic region, the following are encoded:
- the bru3 gene encoding CUGBP Elav-like family member 4 isoform X39, with product MPGASSSLVVKYADTEKERQIRRMQQMAGHMNLLNPFVFNQFSPYGAYAQQQQQAALMAAAATAPGSAAAYMNPMAALATQIPHGLNGTGQPPSLPSPTMPNFSMGANTPNGQPGGAAAAAAAAAADGVFTNGIPQTAFPGHPLHLTIPPQGLPNGDAATLQHAFPGLPPFPGVDFLMFPGCSISGPEGCNLFIYHLPQEFGDAELMQMFLPFGNVISSKVFIDRATNQSKCFGFVSFDNPASAQAAIQAMNGFQIGMKRLKVQLKRPKDASRPY from the exons GGTGCATCCTCCAGCCTGGTCGTCAAATACGCCGACACAGAGAAGGAACGACAAATCAGGCGCATGCAACAAATGGCCGGTCATATGAACCTGCTGAATCCGTTTGTCTTTAATCAGTTCAGCCCGTACGGCGCCTACGCTCAG caacagcagcaagccGCTCTgatggctgccgctgccaccgcgCCTGGCTCGGCAGCCGCCTACATGAACCCCATGGCCGCCCTGGCAACGCAAATACCTCATGGCTTGAACGGCACCGGACAGCCGCCCTCTTTGCCCTCGCCGACCATGCCCAACTTCAGCATGGGCGCCAACACGCCCAACGGCCAGCCCGGCGGAGCTgccgcggctgcagcagctgctgcggcGGACGGGGTCTTTACGAACGGCATTCCACAAACGGCATTCCCAGGAC ATCCGCTGCATTTGACTATACCACCACAAGGTCTGCCAAACGGCGATGCTGCTACTCTGCAACATGCCTTCCCTGGGCTGCCACCGTTTCCAGGAGTTG ATTTTCTGATGTTCCCAGGATGCTCGATATCCGGTCCAGAGGGCTGCAATCTCTTCATCTACCATTTGCCCCAAGAGTTTGGCGATGCGGAGTTAATGCAAATGTTCCTGCCCTTTGGCAATGTGATCAGCTCCAAGGTCTTCATCGATCGTGCTACAAACCAGAGCAAATGCTTCG GTTTCGTGTCCTTCGATAATCCAGCCAGCGCTCAAGCGGCCATTCAGGCCATGAATGGCTTCCAGATTGGCATGAAAAGACTGAAAGTTCAATTGAAGCGGCCAAAGGATGCCAGTCGACCCTATTAA
- the bru3 gene encoding CUGBP Elav-like family member 4 isoform X40: MPGASSSLVVKYADTEKERQIRRMQQMAGHMNLLNPFVFNQFSPYGAYAQQQQQAALMAAAATAPGSAAAYMNPMAALATQIPHGLNGTGQPPSLPSPTMPNFSMGANTPNGQPGGAAAAAAAAAADGVFTNGIPQTAFPGHPLHLTIPPQGLPNGDAATLQHAFPGLPPFPGVAFPAVYGQFPQALPPPLAAVAPTQREDFLMFPGCSISGPEGCNLFIYHLPQEFGDAELMQMFLPFGNVISSKVFIDRATNQSKCFGFVSFDNPASAQAAIQAMNGFQIGMKRLKVQLKRPKDASRPY, encoded by the exons GGTGCATCCTCCAGCCTGGTCGTCAAATACGCCGACACAGAGAAGGAACGACAAATCAGGCGCATGCAACAAATGGCCGGTCATATGAACCTGCTGAATCCGTTTGTCTTTAATCAGTTCAGCCCGTACGGCGCCTACGCTCAG caacagcagcaagccGCTCTgatggctgccgctgccaccgcgCCTGGCTCGGCAGCCGCCTACATGAACCCCATGGCCGCCCTGGCAACGCAAATACCTCATGGCTTGAACGGCACCGGACAGCCGCCCTCTTTGCCCTCGCCGACCATGCCCAACTTCAGCATGGGCGCCAACACGCCCAACGGCCAGCCCGGCGGAGCTgccgcggctgcagcagctgctgcggcGGACGGGGTCTTTACGAACGGCATTCCACAAACGGCATTCCCAGGAC ATCCGCTGCATTTGACTATACCACCACAAGGTCTGCCAAACGGCGATGCTGCTACTCTGCAACATGCCTTCCCTGGGCTGCCACCGTTTCCAGGAGTTG CCTTCCCCGCCGTCTATGGACAGTTTCCACAAGCTTTACCACCTCCCCTAGCGGCGGTTGCACCCACTCAGCGTGAAG ATTTTCTGATGTTCCCAGGATGCTCGATATCCGGTCCAGAGGGCTGCAATCTCTTCATCTACCATTTGCCCCAAGAGTTTGGCGATGCGGAGTTAATGCAAATGTTCCTGCCCTTTGGCAATGTGATCAGCTCCAAGGTCTTCATCGATCGTGCTACAAACCAGAGCAAATGCTTCG GTTTCGTGTCCTTCGATAATCCAGCCAGCGCTCAAGCGGCCATTCAGGCCATGAATGGCTTCCAGATTGGCATGAAAAGACTGAAAGTTCAATTGAAGCGGCCAAAGGATGCCAGTCGACCCTATTAA